A stretch of DNA from Synergistota bacterium:
TAAGTAGAAATGCATACGCTGATGCCGGAGAGAAATTGGCTTTGAGGGCTTCTCTTAGCGATTCTTCCTCTGCGCCATATAGCGTTCCAAGGGTACCGACTACCGTTTCTTTAGCGAGTATTCCGAAGGAAAGCGCGACTGCTGATTGCCAGTTTCCGAATCCTGCGGGCTTGAGGATGGGCGATATAGCTTTTCCAAACTTTCCTATAAAAGATTCGGAGGATGCATACTCCACTCCCGGTGGTAGAGAGGATAGAACCCATATAAGGACGACCGTGAAGGCTATCACGGTTCCAGCCTTCTTAATGAAGAGAGAGCTCCTTAAATACATCTGCATAGCTACATTTCTTAATGTGGGTAATCTATAAGGAGGAAGTTCCATGACGAGTGGAGCGCTCTCCTCCTTGAAAAATATGCTCTTGAGAATCCGCCCGACGATTATAGCCAAGACTATCCCGGTGATATAGAGGGAAAATACTATAAGTCCCTGGCGCTCGGGAAAGAAAGCACTCGCAAATAGAGTGTATACAGGGAGCCTTGCCGAACAACTCATTAATGGGTTCAGTAGAATGGTTAGTATCCTGTCTTTCCTTGATTCGAGCGTTCTGGTCGCCATAATGGCTGGAACGTTGCATCCGAAGCCGATAAGCATGGGTATAAAGGATTTTCCATGGAGTCCAAGGGCATGCATTATTCTATCCATAAGAAAAGCTGCACGGGCTAAGTATCCGCTGTCCTCGAGGATCGATATACCGAGGAAAAGAAGGGCTATATTGGGAAGAAAGACCAATATGCTTCCTATTCCAGGTATTACTCCATCGGAAATCAACGAGCTGAGCCAGCTGGGGGCTTCCATCTTCGTGCACAGGGTATTCATAAGGGTAGCGAGATCGCCGAAGAGCTCATCTATTAAGCCTGCAATAGGATTACCTATGTAAAAGATCAGCTGAAAGAGGGCGTATACCGTTAACAGAAAAATGGGTAACCCTAATATTCTGTTAGTTAAAATTTTATCTATCCTGTCAGAAAGGGTCAGGCGCTCCTCGAGGCTTCTTTCTCTAAGTGTGCATTCCTTGACCAGACCTTTCAAAAAGGCATATCTTCTTTCTATCATAAAGGTTTCGAGATCATCACCGGTTTTTCTTAATATCAGCTTTTCAGTTTCCTCCATTACACGCTTGATTTCATCAAAATACTTACTCTCTTTAAACTTCTCGATGAATTCCTGATCTCCCTCGAGGAGCTTGATCGCCATGCCTCTTAATGACATGCCTATGTCTTTATTTTTTCCAATGATCTCTTCCAGCTTCTTTATGGCTGTTTCTACATCACTTCCGTAGCTTATTTTCAAAGGTTCTCTTTTGCCTCTCTCTTCGAGACCTTTTACTATTTCTTCCTTGAGTTTTTCTATTCCCACTCCTCTCGAGGCGATCGTTTCCACGACTTGAACGCCAAGTATTTTGGAAAGCTTTTCCTTGTCTATCCTGATTCCCCTTGAAGATGTGATGTCCACCATATTCAAGTCTAAGAGTACTCTCTGTCCCATTTCGAGAAGCTGTGCGACGAGGTAAAGGTTTCTTTCCAAGTTGGAAGCGTCTACTACAGCTACGACAAGGTTTGGTTTTTCCTTTATTAAAAAGGAGCGCGCGATCCTTTCATCTATCGAATAAGCGCTCAAACCATATATTCCCGGTAGGTCTACGATCTTGATCTTTTTTCCGGCATATTCCATGATGCCTTCTTTTCTCTCGACGGTTGTTCCAGGCCAGTTCCCGACTTTTTCTCGGGCTCCACATAGAGCGTTGAATATCGTGGTTTTTCCGGAATTTGGATTTCCCGCGAGAGCTACCACACGGCTTTTCATTTCTCATTGCACCTCCTCAACGAGTA
This window harbors:
- the feoB gene encoding ferrous iron transport protein B; translation: MKSRVVALAGNPNSGKTTIFNALCGAREKVGNWPGTTVERKEGIMEYAGKKIKIVDLPGIYGLSAYSIDERIARSFLIKEKPNLVVAVVDASNLERNLYLVAQLLEMGQRVLLDLNMVDITSSRGIRIDKEKLSKILGVQVVETIASRGVGIEKLKEEIVKGLEERGKREPLKISYGSDVETAIKKLEEIIGKNKDIGMSLRGMAIKLLEGDQEFIEKFKESKYFDEIKRVMEETEKLILRKTGDDLETFMIERRYAFLKGLVKECTLRERSLEERLTLSDRIDKILTNRILGLPIFLLTVYALFQLIFYIGNPIAGLIDELFGDLATLMNTLCTKMEAPSWLSSLISDGVIPGIGSILVFLPNIALLFLGISILEDSGYLARAAFLMDRIMHALGLHGKSFIPMLIGFGCNVPAIMATRTLESRKDRILTILLNPLMSCSARLPVYTLFASAFFPERQGLIVFSLYITGIVLAIIVGRILKSIFFKEESAPLVMELPPYRLPTLRNVAMQMYLRSSLFIKKAGTVIAFTVVLIWVLSSLPPGVEYASSESFIGKFGKAISPILKPAGFGNWQSAVALSFGILAKETVVGTLGTLYGAEEESLREALKANFSPASAYAFLLMTLIYIPCIATIAAIKRETNWKWTIIAVFYSLILGWTVSVGFYQIARILW